In Clostridium sp. JN-1, one genomic interval encodes:
- the deoC gene encoding deoxyribose-phosphate aldolase: MNIAKMIDHTLLKPETTKNQIVKLTEEAKQYNFASVCVNPTWVKLASEKLKGSEVKVCTVIGFPLGANTTAVKVFEAEDAIKNGAEEIDMVINIGELKDKNDAYVENDIKSVVEAAKGKAIVKVIIETCLLTQEEKVRVCNIAKKAGANFVKTSTGFSKYGAKVEDVKLMRETVGNDMGVKASGGIHTKQETLDMIEAGASRIGASAGIAIVSE, from the coding sequence ATGAATATTGCTAAGATGATTGATCATACATTATTAAAGCCAGAAACAACAAAAAATCAGATTGTTAAATTGACAGAAGAAGCAAAACAATATAATTTTGCTTCAGTTTGTGTAAATCCAACATGGGTTAAACTAGCAAGTGAGAAGTTAAAGGGCAGTGAAGTTAAAGTATGTACTGTTATTGGATTTCCTCTCGGAGCTAATACAACTGCAGTAAAAGTATTTGAAGCAGAAGATGCAATTAAAAATGGTGCAGAAGAAATTGACATGGTTATTAATATTGGGGAATTAAAAGATAAAAATGATGCTTATGTAGAAAATGATATAAAATCTGTTGTAGAAGCTGCAAAGGGAAAAGCAATAGTAAAGGTTATTATAGAAACTTGTCTTTTAACGCAGGAAGAGAAAGTTAGGGTTTGCAATATAGCTAAAAAAGCAGGTGCAAATTTTGTAAAGACATCAACAGGATTTTCAAAGTATGGAGCAAAAGTAGAGGATGTTAAACTTATGCGTGAAACAGTAGGAAATGATATGGGAGTTAAGGCATCTGGCGGTATTCATACTAAACAAGAAACTTTAGACATGATTGAAGCAGGTGCAAGTCGTATAGGTGCAAGTGCAGGTATTGCTATTGTATCTGAATAA
- a CDS encoding SH3 domain-containing protein, which yields MNLAKTLSLVISLTSVMVVPLYKANAASVQTPISRSQVEQRANNLMNLTWRYSVSKNGNIDPKYAASVTLPKQFQGITTGTFIGIPYAWGGIDGIDTASYNTSWTSFFDAVNKGAFTGNVNAKAGLGYVTGTAGMDCSGFVQASFNISDYKQSTTALLNNYFTPIGINSLRHMDILDKLGSHVSIFDRWGTLNGVCGAFTYESTPDQTYGGIQGTKRYFLSMNTINSGYIPARYKYIIEDTTTLTPKFKIGGYAQVSNVINYANLRANTGTNYTILTTIPKGTVLNLMSYSNGWYNITYNDQTGWISETVLGQVPLNTYVKINGVYHLNIRANPSSIAQILGIISKGQYAQKIEETSDGSWYKLSINGIQGWSYSKYLIYIQ from the coding sequence ATGAATTTAGCAAAAACCTTATCCCTAGTAATTTCTTTAACTTCCGTGATGGTAGTGCCATTATACAAAGCTAATGCAGCTTCAGTACAAACTCCAATATCAAGAAGTCAAGTAGAACAAAGGGCAAACAACTTAATGAACTTAACTTGGAGATATTCTGTTAGTAAAAATGGTAACATAGACCCAAAGTATGCAGCAAGTGTAACCCTTCCAAAACAATTTCAAGGTATAACAACAGGTACTTTTATAGGTATACCTTATGCATGGGGCGGAATAGATGGAATTGATACTGCTTCTTACAATACTTCATGGACAAGTTTTTTTGATGCAGTAAATAAGGGAGCTTTTACTGGAAATGTAAATGCAAAAGCAGGTTTAGGATATGTAACTGGAACTGCAGGTATGGATTGTTCTGGTTTTGTACAAGCTTCTTTCAATATTTCTGATTATAAGCAGTCAACTACAGCATTACTTAATAATTATTTTACACCAATTGGCATTAATAGTTTACGTCATATGGATATTCTGGACAAGCTAGGTAGTCATGTATCTATTTTTGACAGATGGGGAACTTTAAATGGTGTCTGCGGTGCTTTTACTTATGAATCAACACCAGATCAAACTTATGGCGGCATTCAAGGTACAAAAAGATACTTTTTAAGTATGAACACAATCAACAGCGGATATATACCAGCTAGATACAAATATATAATTGAAGATACAACTACCCTAACTCCTAAATTTAAAATTGGAGGATATGCACAGGTTTCAAATGTAATAAATTATGCAAATTTAAGAGCAAACACGGGGACAAATTATACTATTTTAACTACTATTCCCAAAGGTACTGTATTAAATTTAATGAGTTATTCAAATGGATGGTATAATATCACTTACAACGATCAAACTGGCTGGATTTCAGAAACTGTTCTTGGACAAGTTCCTTTAAATACCTATGTCAAAATTAATGGTGTTTATCACTTAAATATAAGAGCAAATCCATCATCAATAGCACAAATACTTGGAATAATTTCTAAAGGACAATATGCTCAAAAAATTGAAGAAACTTCAGACGGAAGCTGGTATAAATTAAGCATAAATGGAATTCAAGGCTGGTCTTACAGCAAATATTTAATCTATATTCAATAA
- a CDS encoding sugar-binding transcriptional regulator yields the protein MDSEKQQLSIEAAKLYYKSDYSQQQIACQLGISRPTVSRLLQYAKEKGFVKINIVDPFDDLDKMSYQLKEKYELKDVRVVFSPKDDYELIRKYISKEAAEYLSEVLKNGDMLGVSWGTTMYEVAKNLVPKNLKGIQVIQLKGGISYSEVNTYAFETMELFAEAFHTVPRYLPLPVIFDNAAVKEMVENDRNIKSIIEMGVHANIAIFTVGTVRDDALLFRLGYLNESEKKRLKQESVGDICSRFFDENGKVCSEEINNRTIGISLENLRKKEKSILVAGGSHKVKAIRAALKGKDANIFITDKYTAKKLLE from the coding sequence GTGGACAGTGAAAAACAGCAATTGAGTATTGAAGCAGCAAAGTTATACTATAAGTCAGATTATAGTCAGCAGCAGATTGCATGCCAACTTGGAATATCAAGACCTACTGTGTCGAGGCTTCTACAATATGCTAAAGAAAAGGGTTTCGTGAAAATTAACATTGTAGATCCATTTGATGATTTAGATAAGATGTCATATCAATTAAAGGAAAAATATGAACTAAAAGATGTCCGCGTTGTTTTTTCACCAAAAGATGACTATGAACTTATAAGAAAATATATTAGTAAAGAAGCAGCAGAATATTTAAGCGAAGTTTTAAAAAATGGTGATATGCTTGGAGTGAGTTGGGGAACGACCATGTACGAGGTTGCAAAGAATCTTGTACCTAAAAACCTTAAGGGTATTCAAGTAATTCAGTTAAAAGGAGGTATTAGTTATTCAGAAGTAAATACATATGCTTTTGAAACTATGGAGCTCTTTGCTGAAGCATTTCATACAGTACCAAGGTATTTGCCACTGCCTGTGATATTTGATAATGCAGCCGTAAAAGAAATGGTTGAAAATGATAGAAATATTAAGAGTATTATAGAAATGGGAGTACACGCCAATATAGCAATTTTTACAGTTGGTACTGTGAGAGATGACGCATTACTGTTTCGTCTTGGATATTTAAATGAATCTGAAAAGAAGAGATTAAAACAAGAAAGTGTAGGAGATATCTGTTCAAGATTTTTCGATGAGAATGGTAAAGTTTGTAGTGAGGAGATAAATAATCGTACTATAGGAATATCTCTAGAAAATTTAAGGAAAAAGGAAAAGTCAATTTTAGTTGCAGGAGGATCACATAAAGTTAAGGCAATTAGGGCAGCTTTAAAAGGAAAAGATGCTAATATATTTATTACAGATAAATATACTGCAAAAAAGCTTTTAGAATAG
- a CDS encoding pyrimidine-nucleoside phosphorylase, producing MRMVDIIEKKREGGELTTEEIKFFIEGYTNGTIPDYQASALAMAIYFKDMTDRERADLTMAMVNSGETIDLSAIDGVKVDKHSTGGVGDTTTLVLAPMVASLGVPVAKMSGRGLGHTGGTIDKLESVKGFHVELTKEQFIDFVNHSKVAVMGQSGNLTPADKKLYALRDVTGTVNSIPLIASSIMSKKIAAGADAIVLDVKTGAGAFMKTEEDSEKLAHAMVKIGNNVGRNTMAIISDMSQPLGFAIGNALEVKEAVDTLKGKGPEDLTELVLTLGSQMVVLGKKANTLEEARQKLLESIKNGKALEKFKEFLKNQGGDPSVVDNTEKLPQAKYKIAVPARTSGYVSNIVADQIGIAAMLLGAGRATKEDKIDLAVGIVLNKKVGDKVEKGESLMTIYSNRENVEDVKNKIYENISISDHAEKPVLIHKIITE from the coding sequence ATGAGAATGGTAGATATAATTGAAAAGAAACGTGAAGGTGGAGAATTAACTACAGAAGAAATTAAGTTTTTTATAGAAGGTTATACTAATGGCACAATTCCTGATTATCAAGCAAGTGCACTTGCAATGGCAATTTATTTTAAAGATATGACTGATCGCGAAAGAGCAGATCTTACTATGGCAATGGTTAACTCTGGAGAAACTATTGATCTTTCAGCAATTGATGGTGTAAAAGTTGATAAACATTCAACAGGCGGAGTAGGAGATACAACAACACTTGTTCTTGCACCTATGGTTGCATCTCTAGGTGTACCTGTTGCAAAGATGTCAGGACGCGGACTTGGACATACAGGTGGAACTATTGATAAACTTGAATCAGTAAAGGGATTCCATGTTGAACTTACAAAGGAACAATTTATTGATTTTGTTAACCACAGCAAAGTTGCAGTTATGGGTCAAAGTGGCAACTTAACTCCAGCAGATAAAAAGTTATATGCACTTCGTGATGTAACTGGAACTGTAAACTCAATTCCACTAATTGCAAGTTCAATAATGAGTAAGAAAATTGCAGCAGGAGCAGATGCAATAGTACTTGATGTTAAAACTGGTGCAGGAGCTTTTATGAAGACAGAAGAGGATTCAGAAAAACTTGCACATGCTATGGTCAAAATAGGTAATAATGTAGGCAGAAATACTATGGCAATAATTTCTGATATGTCTCAACCTTTAGGATTTGCAATTGGAAATGCTCTTGAAGTAAAAGAAGCTGTCGATACATTAAAAGGCAAGGGACCAGAAGATTTAACAGAACTTGTTTTAACTCTCGGAAGTCAAATGGTTGTACTTGGTAAAAAGGCAAATACATTAGAAGAAGCAAGACAAAAGTTACTTGAATCAATAAAGAATGGTAAGGCACTAGAAAAATTCAAGGAATTCCTTAAAAATCAAGGTGGAGATCCATCAGTTGTAGATAATACTGAAAAATTACCCCAAGCAAAATATAAAATTGCTGTTCCTGCAAGAACAAGTGGATATGTTTCAAATATAGTAGCTGACCAAATTGGTATAGCAGCAATGCTTTTAGGTGCAGGAAGAGCTACAAAAGAAGATAAAATTGATTTAGCTGTAGGAATAGTTCTTAATAAAAAAGTTGGCGATAAGGTAGAAAAAGGTGAATCACTTATGACTATTTATTCAAATCGTGAAAATGTAGAAGATGTAAAGAATAAGATTTATGAAAATATTTCTATTAGTGATCATGCAGAAAAACCAGTTTTAATCCACAAGATTATTACAGAATAA
- a CDS encoding NupC/NupG family nucleoside CNT transporter: MKFVIGIIGLAIVIGLAVLASNDRKNIKIKPIITMVVLQFIFGFILLNTEIGNILVGGVASGFEALLKCAAEGVNFVFGGMVNDGKYTFFISVLMPIVFISALIGILQYCKVLPFIIKYVGKGLSKVNGMGKLESYNGIASAILGQSEVFISVKKQLGLLPKNRLYTLCASAMSTVSASVIGSYMVLINPKYVVTALILNLFGGFIIASIINPYTVKEEDDILEVEAKEKQSFFEMLGEYIMDGFKVAITVGAMLIGFVSIIALVNAIFKGIFGISFQDILGYIFSPFAFFMGIPFNEAVKAGGIMAIKLVSNEFVAMTTLAQGSIELSYRATAIVSVFLVSFANFSSIGIIAGAVKGLNEKQGNVAARFGLKLLYGATLVSILTATIVGLII, encoded by the coding sequence ATGAAATTTGTTATTGGAATAATTGGATTAGCTATTGTAATTGGGCTTGCAGTACTTGCCAGTAATGATAGAAAAAACATAAAGATAAAACCTATAATCACAATGGTTGTTTTACAATTTATTTTCGGATTTATTTTATTAAATACTGAAATAGGTAATATTTTAGTAGGTGGAGTAGCAAGCGGTTTTGAAGCACTCTTGAAGTGTGCAGCAGAAGGTGTAAACTTTGTATTTGGTGGTATGGTGAATGATGGTAAATATACATTCTTTATAAGCGTTCTTATGCCAATCGTGTTTATTTCAGCTTTAATTGGTATCTTACAGTATTGTAAAGTACTACCTTTCATAATTAAGTACGTTGGAAAGGGATTAAGTAAAGTAAATGGCATGGGTAAATTAGAATCTTATAATGGAATAGCATCAGCAATTCTTGGGCAGTCAGAAGTGTTTATTTCAGTAAAGAAGCAGCTTGGGCTATTACCTAAAAATCGATTATATACTCTTTGTGCGTCTGCTATGTCAACAGTATCAGCATCTGTTATTGGTTCCTATATGGTTCTTATAAATCCTAAATATGTTGTAACAGCACTTATACTAAATTTATTTGGTGGATTCATTATTGCTTCAATTATAAACCCATATACTGTAAAAGAAGAAGATGATATTTTAGAGGTTGAAGCGAAAGAAAAACAATCATTCTTTGAAATGCTTGGTGAATATATTATGGACGGATTTAAAGTAGCCATTACAGTTGGTGCAATGCTTATTGGATTCGTTTCAATAATTGCCTTAGTTAATGCAATATTTAAAGGCATATTCGGTATTTCATTCCAAGACATTCTTGGATACATTTTCTCACCATTTGCATTTTTCATGGGTATACCATTTAATGAAGCAGTAAAAGCAGGAGGTATAATGGCAATAAAGCTTGTATCAAATGAGTTTGTTGCAATGACTACACTTGCACAGGGAAGTATTGAGCTGTCTTATAGGGCAACAGCCATTGTATCTGTATTTTTAGTTTCATTTGCAAACTTTTCATCAATTGGAATTATAGCAGGTGCAGTTAAAGGATTAAATGAAAAACAGGGTAATGTAGCTGCACGTTTTGGATTAAAATTGTTATATGGAGCAACACTAGTAAGTATACTTACAGCAACTATTGTTGGATTAATTATATAA
- a CDS encoding cytidine deaminase, which yields MDYKNLVSKAFEGRKNAYAPYSNFKVGAAVLAEDGKVYTGCNIENASYGATNCAERTAIFKAVSEGNKTIKAIAIVGVENDYTYPCGVCRQVISEFASKDTKIILGKNEDEYLVKTLDELLPGAFTKEDLNK from the coding sequence ATGGATTATAAAAATTTAGTTTCCAAGGCTTTTGAAGGAAGAAAAAATGCGTATGCTCCTTATTCTAATTTTAAAGTTGGTGCAGCTGTACTTGCTGAAGATGGGAAGGTTTATACGGGCTGTAATATAGAAAATGCTTCATATGGTGCAACAAATTGTGCAGAAAGAACTGCTATATTCAAAGCTGTATCAGAAGGAAATAAAACCATAAAAGCTATTGCGATTGTAGGAGTAGAAAACGATTATACATACCCTTGTGGTGTTTGCAGACAGGTTATATCAGAATTTGCCTCAAAGGACACAAAAATAATATTGGGGAAAAATGAAGACGAATATTTAGTTAAAACATTGGATGAATTACTGCCGGGAGCTTTTACTAAAGAAGATTTAAATAAATAA
- the deoB gene encoding phosphopentomutase, with product MNEFKRIHVIVMDSVGIGEAPDSKEFGDVGVNTLAHIAEKKNGLNIPNMEAMGLSNIYQIKGVKKAARPKAYFTKMQESSRGKDTMTGHWEMMGLYIDKPFKVFPNGFPDELIKKIEDFSGRKVIANKPASGTEIIKELGERQLKTGELIVYTSADSVLQIAAHEEVIPLDELYKICQYCRDITLDEPYKLGRIIARPFVGKTADTFERTSNRHDYALKPFGETVMNYLKDASLDSIAIGKIRDIFDGEGVTRAIRTKSNMDGMDKFISLLDEDFHGLSFTNLVDFDAVYGHRRNPIGYGEAIEAFDKRLTEVFEKLKEDDLLIITADHGNDPTYTGTDHTREFVPLLVYSKRFEGGNDLGIRRTFSDLGATIADNFKVKMPKYGQSFLQKLI from the coding sequence ATGAATGAATTTAAGAGAATACATGTTATAGTTATGGATTCTGTCGGTATTGGTGAAGCACCAGATTCCAAAGAATTTGGTGATGTTGGTGTCAATACATTAGCACACATTGCAGAAAAAAAGAACGGATTAAATATACCTAATATGGAAGCTATGGGGTTATCTAATATTTATCAAATTAAAGGAGTAAAAAAGGCAGCACGTCCAAAAGCTTATTTTACGAAAATGCAGGAATCTTCCCGCGGGAAAGATACTATGACAGGTCACTGGGAAATGATGGGGTTATACATTGATAAGCCATTTAAAGTTTTCCCTAATGGTTTCCCAGATGAATTAATTAAGAAGATTGAAGACTTTTCTGGAAGAAAAGTTATAGCAAATAAACCGGCTAGTGGTACGGAAATCATAAAAGAACTTGGTGAAAGACAGCTTAAAACTGGTGAATTAATAGTATATACATCTGCAGATTCTGTACTTCAAATTGCTGCACATGAAGAAGTTATACCATTAGATGAGTTATATAAGATATGCCAGTATTGTCGTGACATAACACTTGATGAACCATATAAATTAGGAAGAATAATTGCTAGACCGTTTGTTGGAAAAACAGCAGATACATTTGAGAGAACTTCAAATAGACATGACTATGCACTAAAACCTTTTGGTGAAACAGTAATGAATTACTTAAAGGATGCAAGTTTAGATTCTATTGCCATCGGAAAAATTCGAGATATATTTGATGGTGAAGGAGTTACAAGAGCAATTAGAACTAAATCAAATATGGATGGTATGGATAAGTTTATTTCACTATTGGATGAAGATTTTCACGGACTTAGTTTTACTAATTTAGTTGATTTTGATGCAGTTTATGGTCACAGACGTAATCCAATAGGATATGGAGAGGCTATAGAAGCATTTGATAAAAGACTTACTGAAGTATTTGAAAAGTTAAAAGAAGATGATTTACTTATAATTACAGCAGATCACGGCAATGATCCAACATATACAGGAACAGATCATACGCGTGAATTTGTACCTTTACTTGTTTATTCAAAAAGATTTGAAGGAGGAAATGATTTAGGAATCCGCAGGACTTTTTCAGATTTAGGTGCAACAATTGCAGATAATTTTAAAGTTAAGATGCCTAAATACGGTCAAAGCTTTTTACAAAAATTAATATAA
- a CDS encoding helix-turn-helix domain-containing protein yields the protein MRREYISYPQSIPVSISCANVTEYPVHWHNSIEILYVLKGNFYITIDSDKYELVEKDVEIVNIDEAHSIHGMDKDNMILIFHIDPNFFEKYYSDIQNMFFYTNMTDDNGQEGEEYDELRIFLSMITCEVIQKQDNYDEEVEDILVRVLYHLINNFHYLTSSMEDIGENEEVFERYHRIIKYIFNNYNDNITLQEIAKKEFLSTHYLSHGIKNTTGYNFTDLLNLTRVDEALKLLLDTDKTISEISEEVGFSHTRYFNKHFKIHFKCSPSQYRKKLKVDSETLESHKKIKYMDLSKSLEFISYYLEGYDRFNYEDKITKINLDMSQDIGEFDKSFKEVINIGDAFDLLIEDNKDILEMLQDEIGFKYARILNVFSQDMGIFPESRFCNWNRARDVFEFLDTISIGVIIVINNKGFKEDEFKIILKSFLKYFSELESVDFKSFKFEFASSMDQTYVNEIADILANEYELEVCMDRVSYDDSVNFIYDTAYMLPFTINSIINKSDSYNVLRAFDVLDKQVNLTNEVFFGYPGLINDKGIKKPSYYAYFLINKLGDTLVEKGDGYIVTKDCSEYQILLYSYHEDIDNLNLFENFSKFRGSKSLTEKKFSLNIVSISSAVRVTTYEINEKVGSSYNYWVDMGKPKRLNKEEKEILHKASFPRIHFKSIKKSTVLNIRTKIQGYGAVLIIIKEV from the coding sequence ATGAGAAGAGAATATATAAGTTATCCACAAAGTATTCCAGTTTCAATATCATGTGCAAATGTAACTGAATATCCAGTACACTGGCATAATTCCATAGAAATTCTTTATGTACTTAAGGGAAATTTTTATATAACAATAGATTCAGATAAATATGAACTTGTTGAAAAGGATGTAGAAATTGTAAATATAGATGAAGCACACAGTATCCACGGTATGGATAAAGATAATATGATTCTTATATTTCACATAGACCCTAACTTTTTTGAAAAATATTATAGTGATATTCAAAACATGTTTTTCTATACAAATATGACTGATGATAATGGACAAGAAGGGGAAGAGTACGATGAACTTAGAATATTTCTTTCCATGATAACATGTGAAGTAATACAAAAACAGGATAACTATGATGAGGAAGTTGAGGATATACTTGTAAGGGTTTTGTATCATCTTATAAATAACTTTCATTACCTTACAAGCAGTATGGAGGATATTGGGGAAAACGAAGAGGTATTTGAGAGATATCATAGAATTATAAAGTATATTTTTAACAATTATAATGATAATATAACACTTCAGGAAATAGCAAAAAAAGAATTTTTAAGTACCCACTATTTATCACATGGAATTAAAAATACAACAGGTTACAACTTTACGGATTTGCTCAACTTAACTAGAGTAGATGAAGCATTAAAACTTTTACTTGATACAGATAAGACAATATCTGAAATATCAGAAGAAGTTGGATTTTCTCATACAAGGTATTTTAATAAGCATTTTAAAATTCATTTTAAGTGCTCACCATCTCAATATAGAAAGAAATTAAAGGTAGATTCCGAAACTTTAGAAAGTCATAAGAAAATAAAATATATGGATCTTTCAAAAAGTCTTGAATTTATAAGTTACTATCTTGAAGGTTATGACAGATTTAATTATGAAGATAAAATAACAAAAATAAATTTAGATATGTCTCAAGATATTGGAGAGTTTGATAAAAGTTTTAAAGAAGTTATAAATATTGGAGATGCGTTTGATCTTTTAATTGAAGATAATAAGGATATATTAGAAATGCTTCAAGATGAAATTGGATTTAAGTATGCTAGAATATTAAATGTTTTTAGTCAAGACATGGGAATATTTCCGGAATCAAGATTTTGCAACTGGAATCGTGCAAGAGATGTATTTGAATTTTTAGATACTATTTCAATAGGTGTCATTATAGTAATTAATAACAAAGGATTTAAAGAAGATGAGTTTAAAATAATACTAAAGTCATTTTTAAAATATTTCAGTGAACTTGAGAGTGTAGATTTTAAATCTTTTAAATTTGAATTTGCATCTAGTATGGATCAAACTTATGTTAATGAAATTGCTGATATTTTGGCTAATGAGTATGAACTTGAAGTTTGCATGGATAGAGTATCATATGATGACAGTGTTAATTTTATTTATGATACTGCATATATGCTGCCTTTTACAATTAACAGTATAATAAATAAAAGCGATAGTTATAATGTTTTAAGAGCATTTGATGTTTTAGATAAACAAGTTAATCTTACAAATGAAGTGTTTTTTGGATATCCTGGTTTAATTAATGATAAGGGTATAAAGAAACCTTCGTATTATGCATATTTTTTAATAAATAAGCTTGGAGATACCTTGGTTGAAAAAGGTGATGGATATATAGTTACAAAAGACTGCAGCGAATATCAAATTTTACTTTATAGTTATCATGAAGATATTGATAATCTCAATTTATTTGAAAACTTTTCTAAATTTAGAGGAAGTAAAAGCTTAACTGAAAAGAAATTTTCACTTAATATTGTAAGCATATCTTCTGCTGTTAGAGTGACTACTTATGAAATAAATGAAAAGGTTGGTTCATCATATAACTATTGGGTAGACATGGGCAAACCAAAGCGGCTTAACAAGGAAGAAAAAGAAATATTACACAAAGCTTCTTTTCCGAGGATACATTTTAAAAGTATAAAGAAGAGTACAGTACTTAATATAAGAACTAAAATTCAAGGTTATGGGGCAGTACTTATAATAATAAAAGAGGTATGA
- a CDS encoding MATE family efflux transporter — MGADDKTFFNQRINSLLFRFAVPAIFSLLVNEMYNMVATIFAGRYIGANAIGALTVEFPIQRFFVALGLLIAIGTSTYTARVIGQKNIIELKKIIVNSFMLTLTSLILISILVFIFKNPILHALGASQETYPMANIYVSIVLFGTVFQALSIVACYIMISFGQTKMMVYTNLIGVSLNIAINYVLVVKVGMGIEGSAIAAVIAQVVSFIFAASKFVSINRKLHIRISDKLILKSLNTDILNEIIIGGFSTFVVEISDAVVTAVLNNVLYASGGDSAIIIVGIVTKVSMFLYITVIGISYGLQPIVGYNFGAGNYKRVKETLKVSLKYVVIISTVFWVIFVYFSYDIIGFFLKDKVLLTQTVSAFKICVLMLPLLGIYYVIMYYYQAIGEAKKSFLLSIYREMVIFIPLAVLLTRILGVKGAIIAYPITDIFVILTSAYFIRKAFKEELGSETTEDKHNQLVDVNAK, encoded by the coding sequence ATGGGAGCAGACGACAAGACTTTTTTTAATCAGCGGATTAATAGTTTGCTTTTTAGATTTGCTGTTCCTGCGATATTTTCATTATTGGTAAACGAGATGTATAATATGGTAGCTACAATATTCGCTGGAAGATATATAGGTGCTAATGCTATAGGTGCTCTTACAGTAGAGTTTCCAATACAGAGATTTTTTGTAGCATTAGGATTACTTATAGCAATTGGAACATCAACGTATACTGCAAGGGTAATAGGACAAAAGAATATTATTGAATTGAAAAAGATAATAGTAAATTCCTTTATGTTAACTTTAACTTCTCTAATATTAATTTCGATTTTGGTTTTTATTTTCAAAAATCCTATTCTTCATGCACTTGGTGCCAGCCAGGAAACATATCCTATGGCAAATATTTATGTATCAATTGTACTTTTTGGAACTGTATTTCAAGCATTATCTATTGTAGCTTGTTATATAATGATATCCTTTGGTCAAACCAAAATGATGGTATATACAAATTTAATAGGAGTTTCACTTAATATTGCAATTAATTATGTTTTAGTTGTTAAAGTGGGCATGGGGATAGAAGGCAGTGCTATTGCAGCTGTAATTGCTCAAGTAGTTTCATTTATATTTGCGGCTTCCAAGTTTGTAAGTATAAATAGAAAACTTCATATAAGGATTTCAGATAAGTTGATTTTAAAATCTTTAAATACTGATATTTTAAATGAAATAATTATTGGTGGTTTTTCAACTTTTGTAGTTGAAATATCAGATGCGGTTGTAACGGCAGTATTAAATAATGTACTGTATGCAAGCGGTGGAGATTCTGCAATAATAATTGTCGGAATAGTCACAAAAGTCTCAATGTTTCTTTATATTACAGTGATAGGGATAAGCTATGGTCTGCAGCCTATAGTTGGATATAATTTTGGAGCAGGGAATTATAAGAGAGTCAAGGAAACTTTAAAAGTTTCACTTAAGTATGTAGTTATAATTTCCACTGTATTTTGGGTTATATTCGTGTATTTTTCATATGATATAATAGGCTTTTTCCTTAAAGATAAAGTATTACTTACTCAAACTGTAAGTGCTTTTAAGATATGTGTTTTAATGCTTCCACTGCTTGGAATATATTATGTAATAATGTATTATTATCAGGCAATAGGCGAGGCAAAGAAGAGCTTTTTATTATCTATATACCGAGAAATGGTTATTTTTATACCGCTTGCAGTTCTTCTTACGAGAATACTTGGAGTAAAAGGTGCAATTATAGCATATCCGATAACTGATATTTTTGTAATACTAACTTCAGCTTATTTTATAAGGAAAGCTTTTAAAGAGGAGCTTGGATCAGAAACAACTGAAGACAAACATAACCAACTTGTAGATGTAAATGCAAAATAA